The Niastella koreensis GR20-10 genome includes a window with the following:
- the pheT gene encoding phenylalanine--tRNA ligase subunit beta, giving the protein MTISYNWLHEYLPVTIDPERLSKLLTSVGLEVESLERYESLKGGLQGLVIGEVLATEKHPNADKLTVTKVNIGSGDPLQIVCGAPNVAAGQKVVVATVGTTIYPQKGDPLTMKIAKIRGVESYGMICAEDEIGLSEDHAGIIVLPADVKVGIPAADYFKIYTDWIYEIGLTPNRMDAMSHRGVARDVCAYLSYHDNKDLKVKALATDNFKVENTSLPIAVRVENTNACQRYSGVSISGVTVKESPQWLQDKLRAIGQRPINNIVDITNFVLHETGQPLHAFDADKITGKKVLVKNLPEGTTFVTLDEKERKLSAEDLMICNGNSEGMCIAGVFGGAQSGVTASTKNIFLESAWFNPVDIRKTSFRHGLRTDAATRFEKNVDISNTVNVLKRAALLIKELGGGEIASEIVDVYPKPVQQPQVQLKYSFLRKLSGKSYPANAVKKILVSLGFDIVKDSAEDVVAAAPLSKPDIHLPADIVEEIMRIDGLDNVEIPKAITISPSVEPNRSKHIYREKTSDYLVGLGFNEIFTNSITNATYFDEAELSTAVKLLNNLSADHNIMRPSMLQTGLEAIAHNLNRKNNDLRFFEFGKTYSTQGPGKYSEQEHVSLYITGQVADDAWKGKGTASDIFYLKGVVARILQLTGISKASFVPVTAENNLANTLQVTINKDVIATLGQVTAQELKRFDIRQPVFYADLDFELMLKYISANSIKAKELPRQLPVRRDLAMVVPKSLPFADVENTVKKVKLDKLQSIQLFDIFESEKLGADKKSLAVSFTFLDEEKTPTDKDIDGMMNKIMNALETNLQAEIRK; this is encoded by the coding sequence ATGACTATTTCCTATAACTGGTTGCACGAATATTTACCAGTAACCATTGATCCCGAGCGGCTTAGTAAATTATTGACCTCTGTAGGACTGGAAGTGGAGAGCCTGGAACGGTATGAAAGCCTGAAAGGTGGGTTACAGGGACTGGTAATTGGTGAAGTGCTGGCAACCGAAAAACATCCCAACGCCGATAAATTAACAGTTACCAAAGTAAATATAGGATCGGGCGATCCCCTGCAAATCGTTTGCGGCGCCCCCAACGTGGCAGCCGGTCAAAAAGTTGTGGTGGCTACCGTGGGAACAACCATCTACCCCCAAAAAGGCGATCCCCTGACTATGAAAATAGCCAAGATCCGCGGGGTGGAAAGCTATGGAATGATCTGCGCCGAGGATGAGATTGGCCTGAGCGAAGACCACGCTGGTATTATAGTGTTGCCTGCCGATGTAAAAGTGGGTATTCCCGCCGCTGATTATTTCAAGATCTATACCGATTGGATCTATGAAATTGGCCTTACCCCCAACCGCATGGATGCCATGAGCCACCGCGGTGTTGCCCGCGATGTATGCGCTTATTTAAGCTATCACGATAATAAGGACCTGAAAGTAAAAGCCCTGGCCACTGATAATTTCAAGGTAGAAAATACTTCCCTGCCCATTGCAGTGAGGGTGGAAAATACCAATGCCTGCCAGCGCTACAGCGGCGTAAGCATCTCAGGTGTTACGGTAAAGGAAAGTCCGCAATGGCTGCAGGATAAACTGCGCGCCATTGGTCAACGGCCCATCAATAATATTGTAGACATCACCAATTTTGTGCTGCACGAAACCGGTCAGCCGCTTCACGCATTTGATGCCGATAAGATCACCGGCAAAAAAGTGCTGGTGAAGAATTTGCCCGAAGGAACAACCTTTGTTACCCTCGATGAAAAGGAAAGAAAGCTCAGCGCCGAAGATCTTATGATCTGCAATGGCAATAGCGAAGGCATGTGTATCGCCGGGGTATTCGGTGGTGCGCAAAGCGGCGTTACGGCTTCCACAAAAAATATATTTTTAGAAAGCGCCTGGTTTAACCCGGTTGATATCCGCAAAACATCTTTCCGCCATGGCCTGCGTACCGATGCAGCTACCCGGTTTGAAAAGAATGTAGACATCAGCAATACCGTAAACGTGTTAAAACGCGCGGCCCTGCTTATTAAAGAACTGGGCGGTGGTGAAATTGCTTCTGAAATAGTGGATGTATATCCTAAACCCGTACAGCAACCGCAGGTACAGCTGAAATATTCTTTCCTGCGCAAACTGAGTGGCAAAAGCTATCCGGCCAATGCCGTGAAAAAGATCCTGGTAAGCCTGGGTTTTGATATTGTAAAAGACAGTGCAGAGGATGTAGTGGCAGCCGCTCCCCTCAGCAAACCCGACATTCATTTACCGGCAGATATTGTAGAAGAGATCATGCGGATAGATGGCCTGGATAATGTGGAGATCCCCAAGGCCATTACCATTTCACCTTCGGTTGAACCCAATCGCAGCAAACATATTTATCGCGAAAAAACCTCCGACTACCTGGTGGGCCTGGGCTTTAACGAGATCTTCACCAACTCCATTACCAATGCGACTTACTTTGATGAAGCTGAACTGAGCACCGCGGTAAAACTGTTGAACAACCTGAGCGCCGATCATAATATTATGCGTCCCTCCATGCTGCAAACCGGGCTGGAAGCAATTGCGCATAACCTGAACCGGAAAAACAATGATCTCCGCTTTTTTGAATTTGGTAAAACCTACAGCACACAAGGCCCCGGCAAATACAGCGAACAGGAACATGTAAGCCTGTACATCACCGGTCAGGTAGCAGATGATGCATGGAAAGGCAAAGGCACCGCCTCAGATATCTTTTATTTAAAAGGCGTTGTGGCTCGAATATTGCAATTGACAGGCATCTCTAAAGCAAGCTTTGTCCCCGTAACTGCTGAAAACAACCTGGCAAACACCTTACAGGTAACCATAAATAAAGATGTAATTGCAACACTTGGCCAGGTAACAGCACAGGAATTAAAGCGGTTCGATATCAGGCAACCGGTTTTCTATGCCGACCTGGATTTTGAACTCATGTTGAAGTACATTTCCGCCAACTCTATAAAAGCAAAAGAATTACCGCGCCAGCTGCCCGTGCGCCGCGACCTGGCAATGGTAGTGCCCAAATCCCTTCCCTTTGCAGACGTTGAAAACACCGTAAAAAAGGTGAAACTCGACAAGTTACAGTCGATACAACTTTTCGATATTTTTGAAAGTGAAAAACTCGGGGCCGATAAAAAATCCCTTGCAGTAAGCTTTACTTTCCTCGATGAGGAAAAAACCCCCACCGATAAAGATATTGACGGTATGATGAATAAAATTATGAATGCCCTGGAAACGAATCTGCAGGCAGAGATCAGAAAATGA
- a CDS encoding cell division protein ZapA, with protein sequence MEELIPINVLIGDRTYRIKIEPTDEEVVRKTLKLINDKILEFKTTFAGKDMQDYVAMVVLWYATQQKAGDSQPLVDNQTSEQLQGIEKLLDRLLVD encoded by the coding sequence ATGGAAGAATTAATTCCCATAAATGTTTTAATTGGCGACCGCACTTACCGCATCAAGATCGAACCCACCGATGAAGAGGTGGTTCGCAAAACCCTTAAACTCATCAACGATAAAATTCTTGAGTTTAAGACCACGTTTGCCGGTAAAGATATGCAGGACTACGTAGCCATGGTAGTATTATGGTACGCCACCCAGCAAAAAGCCGGCGACAGCCAGCCATTGGTTGATAATCAGACATCGGAACAGCTCCAGGGTATTGAGAAGCTTTTGGACAGATTACTGGTTGATTGA
- the rny gene encoding ribonuclease Y produces the protein MLTTIIVGILALGAGIGLGKAIFAKNTRLKIEEAENQARKIVADAQTNAETIKQQKQLEAKEKFLALRGEYDKEVTERNRKIQESENRARQKEQGINAKSDQLDKQIKENEAIKENLNRQIEVVSLKRTELEKHQEEHIRRLEKIAGLTAEEAKKQLVESLKQEAHTQALALQQEIVDDARQKANKEARKIIIQTIQRTAAEQAIENSITVFNLESDEIKGQIIGREGRNIRAIEAATGVDLIVDDTPEAIILSSFDPLRREIARLSLQRLVADGRIHPARIEEVVEKTRRQIEEQVIEIGERTVIELGIHGLHKELVRIVGKMRFRSSYGQNLLMHSREVANLCGIMAAELGLNPKLAKRAGLLHDIGKVPDEESELSHALLGAKLAEKYGENPAVVNAIGAHHDEMEMQYVISPIVQACDAISGARPGARREIMQQYLQRIKDLENLALSYQGVEKAYAIQAGRELRVIVEADKVTDNDSDKLSFDIAQKIQTEMTFPGQIKVTVIREKRAVNVAK, from the coding sequence ATGTTAACCACTATAATAGTAGGTATTTTGGCCCTGGGCGCAGGAATAGGCCTGGGAAAAGCCATTTTTGCCAAAAACACCCGACTAAAAATCGAAGAGGCCGAAAATCAGGCCCGCAAAATTGTTGCCGATGCACAAACGAATGCTGAAACCATCAAACAACAAAAACAGCTCGAAGCCAAAGAAAAGTTCCTGGCGCTGAGAGGCGAATACGACAAAGAAGTTACAGAACGTAACCGCAAAATTCAGGAAAGTGAGAACCGGGCCCGTCAGAAAGAACAGGGCATCAATGCAAAAAGTGACCAGCTCGACAAACAGATCAAAGAAAACGAAGCCATCAAAGAAAACCTGAACCGCCAGATAGAAGTAGTAAGCCTGAAGCGCACCGAGCTGGAAAAACACCAGGAAGAACACATCCGCCGCCTGGAAAAGATTGCCGGTTTAACCGCAGAAGAAGCTAAGAAACAATTAGTTGAAAGTTTAAAACAGGAAGCCCACACCCAGGCGCTGGCCCTGCAGCAGGAAATTGTGGACGATGCCCGTCAAAAGGCCAACAAAGAAGCCCGCAAAATCATCATTCAAACCATTCAGCGTACCGCAGCTGAGCAGGCTATTGAAAACTCCATCACGGTATTTAACCTCGAAAGCGATGAAATAAAAGGCCAGATCATTGGTCGTGAAGGCCGTAACATCCGCGCTATTGAAGCCGCTACCGGTGTTGACCTGATCGTTGATGATACGCCGGAAGCCATCATCCTTTCTTCCTTCGATCCCCTTCGCCGCGAAATTGCCCGTTTAAGCTTGCAAAGACTGGTAGCCGACGGCCGTATTCACCCCGCCCGTATTGAGGAAGTGGTGGAAAAAACCCGCCGCCAGATCGAAGAGCAGGTAATTGAAATTGGTGAGCGTACTGTAATTGAATTAGGTATCCATGGTTTACATAAAGAGCTGGTACGTATCGTAGGTAAAATGCGTTTCCGTTCTTCATACGGTCAAAACCTGCTGATGCACAGCCGCGAAGTGGCCAACCTGTGTGGTATTATGGCTGCTGAACTGGGTTTGAACCCCAAACTGGCAAAACGCGCCGGTTTGTTACATGATATTGGTAAAGTGCCCGATGAGGAGTCTGAACTGAGCCACGCCCTGCTGGGAGCCAAGCTGGCCGAAAAATATGGTGAGAACCCAGCCGTGGTAAACGCTATCGGCGCCCACCACGATGAAATGGAAATGCAATATGTGATCTCCCCCATTGTACAGGCCTGTGACGCCATCAGCGGCGCCCGCCCCGGTGCACGCAGAGAGATTATGCAACAATACCTGCAACGTATTAAAGACTTAGAGAACCTGGCGCTGAGCTACCAGGGGGTTGAAAAAGCTTACGCTATTCAGGCCGGTCGTGAGTTACGGGTAATTGTGGAAGCAGATAAAGTGACCGATAACGACTCGGACAAACTGAGTTTCGACATCGCTCAGAAGATCCAGACCGAAATGACCTTCCCCGGACAAATTAAGGTAACCGTGATCAGGGAAAAAAGAGCCGTAAACGTAGCCAAATAA
- the rplS gene encoding 50S ribosomal protein L19, whose product MNAAVQFVHEQLTGKKEFPKFKAGDNITVNYKIIEGGKERIQSFRGDVIKRQGQGGTATFTVRKISDSVGVERTFPIYSPNIDSIELNKTGRVRRAKLFYLRERSGKSARIKEKRMNTAVVAK is encoded by the coding sequence ATGAATGCAGCAGTTCAATTTGTACATGAGCAGTTGACAGGTAAAAAAGAGTTCCCGAAGTTTAAAGCGGGTGACAATATAACTGTAAACTATAAAATTATCGAAGGTGGTAAAGAGCGTATCCAGAGCTTTCGTGGCGATGTTATCAAACGCCAGGGACAAGGTGGTACTGCTACATTTACTGTACGTAAAATCTCCGATAGTGTAGGTGTTGAAAGAACATTCCCTATTTATTCACCCAATATTGATTCTATTGAGTTGAATAAAACAGGTCGTGTTCGCCGTGCTAAGCTTTTCTATCTCCGCGAGCGGAGTGGTAAGAGCGCTCGTATTAAAGAGAAACGCATGAACACAGCAGTAGTGGCTAAATAA
- a CDS encoding Sec-independent protein translocase subunit TatA/TatB: protein MLSNVNLLFISMPGGSEWLLIVLAVLVLFGGRKIPEFMRGIGRGIREFNDAKNNVKKEIEDGINEKDTKQASSTTTSAH, encoded by the coding sequence ATGTTATCTAATGTAAACCTGTTGTTCATCTCAATGCCTGGTGGTAGCGAGTGGTTGTTGATTGTACTGGCAGTGTTGGTGCTGTTCGGTGGACGTAAAATACCTGAATTCATGCGCGGTATAGGCCGTGGCATCAGAGAGTTTAACGACGCCAAGAACAATGTGAAGAAAGAAATTGAAGACGGCATTAACGAGAAGGACACTAAACAAGCCTCCTCTACTACTACTTCAGCTCACTAG
- the gatA gene encoding Asp-tRNA(Asn)/Glu-tRNA(Gln) amidotransferase subunit GatA encodes MFKYYSITQYHQDLHAGTATCVEAVQHYLQQIEARRHLNAYVYIYAEEALKRAAELDASRKAGKPTGKLHGVVIALKDVIAYKDHPLTAASKILEGFKPVFNATAVERLLAEEAIIIGSTNCDEFAMGSTNENSSFGKVLNALDETRVPGGSSGGSAVAVQASQCMVSLGSDTGGSVRQPADFCGVVGLKPTYGRISRHGLIAYASSFDQIGIFANNVPDVASVLEVIAGPDDFDSTGAQQPVYAYSHLTPLPSKPLRIAYFKEALESPALDKEIRDSILEFTQKLQADGHTVAPVDFEYLDFIVPTYYVLTTAEASSNLSRYDGVRYGHRNVEKNISLTNFYNATRSEGFGWEVKRRIMLGTFVLSAGYYDAYFTKAQQVRKLLVEKINLIFSQFDAILLPTAPSTAWTIGEKTEDPISMYLADIFTVFSNLTGIPTISIPLFWHSNGMPYGLQIMTNQFSELYLLQLSQMWMQQFRTAG; translated from the coding sequence TTGTTTAAGTATTACTCAATAACGCAATATCACCAGGACCTGCATGCTGGCACGGCAACGTGTGTGGAAGCGGTTCAACACTACCTGCAGCAAATTGAAGCCCGCAGGCACCTGAACGCGTATGTGTATATTTATGCAGAGGAAGCACTGAAACGGGCGGCTGAACTGGATGCCAGCCGCAAAGCCGGTAAGCCAACAGGTAAATTGCACGGTGTGGTAATCGCACTGAAAGATGTAATTGCCTATAAAGATCATCCGCTTACTGCCGCGTCAAAGATCCTGGAAGGGTTCAAGCCCGTTTTTAATGCAACTGCCGTCGAACGATTACTGGCCGAAGAAGCCATTATAATTGGGTCCACCAACTGCGATGAGTTTGCCATGGGTTCAACCAATGAAAACTCATCGTTTGGTAAGGTGCTGAACGCCCTGGACGAAACCAGGGTGCCCGGTGGTTCCTCAGGCGGTTCTGCCGTAGCGGTTCAGGCCAGCCAGTGTATGGTTAGCCTGGGAAGCGATACCGGCGGTTCCGTTCGCCAACCGGCAGATTTCTGTGGCGTGGTAGGGCTTAAACCTACGTACGGCCGCATTTCGCGTCACGGACTGATAGCCTACGCCTCTTCTTTCGATCAGATAGGCATTTTCGCCAACAATGTTCCCGATGTAGCCTCGGTACTGGAAGTAATTGCAGGCCCCGACGATTTCGACAGCACGGGCGCGCAGCAACCGGTATATGCATACAGCCATCTAACGCCACTGCCTTCCAAACCGCTCAGGATCGCTTATTTTAAGGAAGCCCTGGAAAGCCCGGCCCTTGATAAAGAGATCCGTGATTCTATCCTGGAGTTCACCCAAAAGCTGCAGGCCGATGGGCACACCGTAGCGCCTGTTGACTTTGAATACCTCGACTTCATTGTTCCTACCTATTATGTTTTAACAACGGCCGAAGCCTCCTCTAACCTGTCGCGATACGACGGGGTGAGGTACGGACACCGGAATGTTGAAAAAAATATCTCCTTAACAAATTTTTATAATGCCACCCGGTCAGAAGGTTTTGGCTGGGAAGTAAAACGACGTATAATGTTGGGAACCTTCGTATTAAGCGCGGGTTATTACGATGCGTATTTTACGAAGGCGCAACAGGTACGCAAACTGCTGGTTGAAAAAATCAACCTGATCTTCAGCCAGTTCGATGCTATCCTCCTCCCCACTGCCCCCTCTACCGCCTGGACAATCGGCGAAAAGACGGAGGACCCCATTTCTATGTACCTGGCTGACATTTTTACAGTATTTTCTAACCTCACTGGTATTCCCACCATCTCAATCCCGCTCTTTTGGCACAGTAATGGCATGCCTTATGGGTTGCAGATTATGACAAACCAATTCTCCGAGTTATATTTGCTCCAGCTATCCCAAATGTGGATGCAACAGTTCAGAACAGCCGGCTAA
- a CDS encoding lytic transglycosylase domain-containing protein, producing MKRKLFISGILGLGWLCMAYSNDNGIARTPVTGGKKLNTVVLSQRFEFPGKVANDSATPKDNDLTQAFELGYNSSNGIRLNAHAIQFVQDYMERNGDDLRKMKTWAVPYFKVIDGILTKYGLPSELKYLCVIESELKSTATSWAGAVGPWQLMPQTARDLGLKVGRGVDERKSYTKSTHAAALYLRDLYREFGDWLLVIAAYNGGPANVYAAIKKSQGSRNFWKLQYYLPAETRMHVKKFIGTHYIFEGQGSVTTLTKAEVTEQIGVTATHLLSRKLSTNELSNAKSMDVSGKYYSAAIAKNIMMDLNEFNRYNPEFDALMGGSDNAYELKLPADKMDLFVANKYIILNESVQMMLSGATVGK from the coding sequence ATGAAACGAAAACTTTTTATTTCGGGTATTTTAGGCCTGGGATGGTTATGCATGGCATACAGTAATGATAACGGGATAGCACGAACCCCGGTAACAGGTGGTAAAAAGCTTAACACAGTTGTACTTTCACAACGATTTGAATTCCCCGGTAAAGTTGCCAATGACTCAGCTACTCCCAAGGACAATGATTTAACGCAGGCTTTCGAGCTTGGTTACAATTCCTCCAATGGCATCAGGTTAAATGCCCATGCCATTCAGTTTGTGCAGGATTACATGGAAAGGAACGGCGATGACCTTCGTAAAATGAAGACCTGGGCCGTCCCCTATTTTAAGGTGATCGATGGCATATTGACTAAATATGGCCTTCCGTCAGAATTAAAATACCTCTGTGTAATTGAATCTGAATTAAAGTCAACCGCCACCTCATGGGCAGGCGCTGTGGGCCCCTGGCAGCTGATGCCGCAAACCGCACGCGATTTGGGCCTTAAGGTGGGCCGTGGCGTAGACGAGCGTAAAAGCTATACCAAGAGCACTCACGCAGCCGCTTTGTACCTGCGCGACCTTTACCGTGAATTTGGCGACTGGTTACTGGTTATTGCCGCTTACAACGGCGGACCGGCCAACGTTTACGCCGCCATTAAAAAGAGCCAGGGCAGCCGTAATTTCTGGAAACTGCAGTATTATTTACCGGCCGAAACCCGGATGCACGTAAAGAAATTCATTGGCACTCACTATATTTTTGAAGGCCAGGGCAGCGTAACCACGCTTACCAAAGCAGAAGTTACCGAGCAAATTGGTGTTACCGCCACTCACCTGCTAAGCCGCAAACTCTCTACCAATGAGTTGTCGAACGCTAAAAGCATGGATGTTTCCGGAAAATACTATTCAGCCGCCATTGCCAAAAATATTATGATGGACCTGAACGAGTTCAACCGCTACAATCCTGAATTTGACGCCCTTATGGGTGGCAGCGACAATGCCTACGAGCTGAAATTACCAGCCGATAAAATGGACCTGTTCGTCGCCAATAAATATATTATTCTGAATGAGAGCGTGCAAATGATGTTGAGCGGAGCCACAGTAGGTAAGTAA
- a CDS encoding anthranilate synthase component I family protein yields MLSWVNQFNICCFLDNQHYNLPHHSFECMAAAGAVQTLATAAGTAFEQLKQLYGQHGDWLFGHFSYDLKNETEGLASNNTDHIGFPDLCFFIPDVILQLSERELLIGTFDNRHEGVFHEICSVEPVREPSRPLATPINSRIPQADYITTIQQLQQHILRGDCYEINFCQEFFAENVTIDPLQVYNSLSTTSPNPFAAYYKTGQQYLLCASPERYLKKEGDRIYSQPIKGTSKRNLNDAGDDVRHKEHLYNSPKDRSENVMIVDLVRNDLSKICEEASVQVDELFGIYSFPQVHQMISTVSGQLRSDIHFIDAIKATFPMGSMTGAPKKRVMELIEQYEQTRRGIFSGAVGYITPEGDFDFNVVIRSIMYNAANKYLSFQAGSAITFYSDPEKEYEECLLKAAAIKKVLKGGSP; encoded by the coding sequence ATGTTGAGCTGGGTGAACCAGTTCAACATTTGTTGTTTTCTCGACAACCAGCATTACAATTTACCGCATCATAGTTTTGAATGTATGGCTGCGGCAGGGGCGGTGCAAACCCTTGCAACTGCGGCTGGTACTGCATTTGAACAATTGAAGCAATTGTACGGTCAACACGGCGACTGGCTGTTTGGGCATTTCAGTTATGATCTTAAAAACGAAACGGAAGGCCTGGCCAGTAACAATACCGACCACATCGGTTTCCCCGACCTGTGTTTTTTTATTCCTGATGTTATACTGCAATTAAGCGAACGCGAATTGCTGATAGGCACGTTTGACAACCGGCACGAAGGCGTATTTCATGAAATATGTTCGGTTGAGCCGGTACGTGAACCCAGTAGGCCGTTGGCCACGCCCATCAATAGCCGTATACCCCAGGCAGATTATATTACCACCATTCAGCAATTGCAGCAGCATATTCTGCGGGGCGATTGTTATGAGATCAATTTTTGCCAGGAATTCTTTGCCGAAAATGTGACCATCGATCCGTTGCAGGTTTATAATTCCCTGAGCACTACCTCGCCCAATCCCTTTGCGGCGTATTATAAAACCGGGCAACAATATTTATTATGCGCCAGCCCTGAGCGCTACCTGAAAAAAGAAGGCGATCGTATTTATTCCCAACCTATAAAAGGCACGTCAAAACGCAACCTCAACGATGCGGGGGATGATGTAAGACATAAAGAACATTTGTACAACAGTCCCAAAGACCGTTCAGAAAACGTGATGATCGTTGACCTGGTGCGTAACGACCTGTCGAAGATCTGTGAGGAAGCATCGGTACAGGTTGATGAGTTGTTTGGTATTTACAGTTTTCCGCAGGTGCATCAGATGATCTCTACCGTTAGCGGACAGCTGCGCAGCGACATTCATTTTATCGATGCAATAAAAGCTACCTTCCCCATGGGGTCCATGACCGGTGCGCCCAAAAAGCGGGTAATGGAACTGATTGAACAATACGAGCAAACCCGCCGTGGCATTTTCTCCGGTGCGGTAGGGTATATTACGCCCGAAGGCGATTTTGACTTCAATGTAGTCATCAGGAGCATTATGTATAATGCCGCTAATAAATATCTTTCCTTTCAGGCAGGTTCTGCCATTACCTTTTACAGCGATCCCGAAAAGGAATATGAAGAGTGCCTGTTAAAGGCAGCTGCGATAAAGAAGGTCTTAAAAGGTGGGTCACCTTAA